The following are encoded together in the Diabrotica undecimpunctata isolate CICGRU chromosome 7, icDiaUnde3, whole genome shotgun sequence genome:
- the LOC140446070 gene encoding venom acid phosphatase Acph-1-like — protein MILIILLCILYCVQANDESLVAVHVLFRHGHRCPERSNLYKSSPYYNESYFKPFGFGELTNEGKLKVYNIGKEIRQRYSEFLDEEYSKDLINARTSDFSRSKESLQAMLAGLFPPTKDLIWLPGFNWQPISYEYIKRNSDQELFCFGCQTWVAASNDFLASQDYRKYDELLATLTNKTGEPYNNFVKPYYLYFGFRILTELNYTLPDWAHEVYPYPLKNLTLDHNAMVTGSRKLRQMCGGYLLKHILDDTQSKIDGKFPAKKMFIWSVNENNIVCLLRVMNLLKEDMIPDYGSLIVLELHNINSAYGFKIYFKNDDNEPELLTVPKCNNFCPLEKFKELVQENIPEDISLCRGNKKSSGTQMPSSVNYMVLLLFIYIFL, from the exons ATGATTTTAATTATATTGCTCTGTATTCTTTATTGTGTGCAAGCAAATGATGAGAGTCTTGTAGCAGTACATGTG ctCTTCCGACATGGACACAGATGTCCTGAAAGGTCAAATTTGTACAAATCCAGCCCGTATTATAACGAGTCCTATTTTAAACCTTTCGGTTTTGGTGAACTAACTAAT GAAGGGAAACTAAAAGTTTATAATATAGGAAAAGAAATTCGCCAACGTTATTCGGAGTTTTTGGACGAAGAGTACAGCAAAGATTTAATCAATGCACGAACTAGCGATTTTAGTAGAAGCAAGGAGTCATTACAAGCAATGCTGGCAGGATTATTTCCACCTACCAAGGATCTAATTTGGTTACCTGGATTTAACTGGCAGCCTATATCATATGAATATATTAAAAGAAATTCAGACCAG gaATTGTTCTGTTTTGGATGTCAAACATGGGTTGCGGCATCCAATGATTTCTTAGCTTCACAAGATTATCGCAAATATGACGAGCTACTAGCAACTCTCACGAATAAAACCGGGGAACCATATAATAATTTCGTAAAACCATATTATCTATATTTTGGATTTCGAATTTTG ACTGAACTTAATTATACCCTACCAGATTGGGCACATGAAGTTTATCCATATCCATTAAAGAATCTGACACTGGATCACAATGCTATGGTTACAGGATCTAGAAAACTGCGACAAATGTGTGGAG gaTATCTATTAAAACATATTCTTGATGATACTCAGtcaaaaattgatggtaaatttccagccaaaaaaatgtttatatggtctgttaatgaaaataatatcgTATGTCTTCTACGTGTTATGAATCTTTTGAAAGAAGATATGATTCCTGATTATGGAAGTTTGATTGTACTTGAACTTCATAATATAAATTCTGCTTACGGTTTTAAG atttattttaagAACGATGATAATGAACCAGAATTGTTAACAGTACCAAAATGCAACAACTTTTGtcccttggaaaaatttaaagaattaGTACAAGAGAACATTCCAGAAGATATATCGCTCTGCAGAGGGAATAAAA AGTCTAGTGGTACTCAGATGCCCTCTTCAGTTAATTATATGGttttactattgtttatttatatttttttgtaa